In the genome of Drosophila subpulchrella strain 33 F10 #4 breed RU33 chromosome 2L, RU_Dsub_v1.1 Primary Assembly, whole genome shotgun sequence, one region contains:
- the LOC119546171 gene encoding probable phosphorylase b kinase regulatory subunit beta isoform X2: MRNVPKSLGLSVTTPGGSSGAPDSGRHNSLEDINLDQFLKTSNYEDTVKQLDIYYGIVKRQLLRYQSPITGLFPVMSTDQVVGSVRDSVYCASAVWSLYQAYRRIDDDRGKSYELGQSTVKCMRGILECWVKQASRVELFKQRQSNQHALHSKFQLHTGEKIYPDEFYNHLQIDCVSLYLLFLVQMITSGLQIIYTHDEVAFVQNLVYYVERAYRTPDFGMWERGSKYNNGTPEIHASSIGMAKSALEAINGCNLFGEKGASWSVVYVDIDAHNRNRSIFETMLPRESSSKGVDASLLLTLSFPAFASHEDRLVEQTKQNVVNRLRCKMGFKRFTRDGFLSKNEDKSRRYYHSGELKEFEGLECEWPLFFIAMIIDGVFKNNNEQIEEFQNDLRRCLRTDVNGDPVVTMYYAPDGDGSYMRAPSQSLFLWGQSFFIIAQLLTAGLLHINELDPIRRYLPSYNRPRRAGRYSAFQGKAIDEKHKGTATDLVVQIVLIAESMRLQAMMATYGIQTQTPHEVEPVQIWSSTELIKVYQHLGVNNKVGLSGRPSRPVGSLGTSKVYRICGMTVLCYPLIFEVSDFYLYRDMALLIDDIKTELQFVGKYWRLSGRPTVCLLIREEHMRDPQFKEMLDLLAMLKKGYCDGMKVRIGRLQNLISSSCIEHLDFMNQSDLTDNENAFSQINHEYIGYQSLTDVPKALTYVEEKISVAHFDTKPTPDIINALRNTDSIYCLCQLWGIILNREGPHFEVNGLNVSTALTQLYHRAGSLRYWRAVRYCSSLLHHIVDSISPFITTVLVNGKELTVGIIGQKETVFDKPMTPAEIQNVMYTSVQPYDVIQAVLQQEVVLYCGRLIATNPSMFRGILKIRIGWVLEAMRIYLQISGQQSIDVDNLSPFQVRILLQKVLTVSEWAVEEKLTTLQRRQLEGCLCRVPKHFYNKIWEILQRTPQGILTQGHHLPATPTLTNMSRGELTFNLLVEETLICIDRPERRQITVELLCIVATILNRNPELHFKQALDLDDILAEAFAMYCKDNNIQHQPKPQSQQTKNEDLKAFYSLPYSETTGYLARAAVNKVLQGGIFSTNDEEVQLDGDRLFDDNCKVS; the protein is encoded by the exons ATGCGTAATGTGCCGAAATC ACTCGGTCTCTCGGTCACAACTCCAGGCGGCAGTTCGGGGGCTCCGGACAGCGGACGCCACAACAGCTTGGAGGACATAAATCTGGACCAGTTCCTGAAGACGTCCAACTACGAGGACACGGTGAAGCAGCTGGACATCTACTATGGCATCG TCAAGCGTCAGTTGCTGCGCTACCAGAGCCCCATCACCGGCCTGTTTCCCGTGATGAGCACCGACCAGGTGGTGGGATCCGTGCGAGACAGTGTCTACTGTGCCTCCGCCGTTTGGAGTTTGTACCAGGCCTACAGGCGGATCGACGATGACCGCGGAAAGTCCTACGAACTGGGCCAGAGCACCGTCAAGTGCATGCGAGGCATCCTGGAGTGCTGGGTCAAGCAGGCGTCGCGGGTGGAGCTCTTCAAGCAGCGCCAGTCCAACCAGCATGCCCTCCACAGCAAGTTCCAGCTGCACACCGGCGAGAAGATCTACCCGGATGAGTTTTACAACCATCTGCAGATCGATTGC GTTTCCCTCTACCTGCTGTTCCTTGTCCAGATGATAACCTCCGGCCTGCAGATCATCTACACCCACGACGAGGTGGCCTTTGTTCAGAATCTCGTTTACTACGTGGAGCGCGCCTATCGTACACCCGACTTTGGCATGTGGGAGCGGGGCTCCAAGTACAACAATGGCACCCCGGAGATCCATGCCTCCTCCATTGGCATGGCCAAGTCCGCCCTGGAGGCCATCAACGGATGCAACCTGTTCGGCGAGAAGGGAGCTTCGTGGAGCGTTGTCTATGTGGACATTGATGCCCACAACCGCAATCGCAGTATTTTCGAAACCATGCTGCCCAGGGAGTCCAGTTCAAAG GGAGTGGATGCTTCCCTGCTGCTCACCCTATCCTTCCCAGCCTTTGCCTCGCATGAGGATCGGCTGGTGGAGCAGACCAAACAGAATGTGGTAAATCGTTTGCGCTGCAAAATGGGCTTCAAGCGCTTCACCCGCGATGGTTTCCTCAGCAAAAACGAGGACAAATCTCGGCGCTACTATCATTCTGGGGAGCTAAAGGAATTCGAAGGCCTTGAGTGCGAATGGCCGCTCTTCTTTATAGCCATGATCATCGATGGCGTATTCAAGAACAACAACGAACAGATCGAGGAGTTCCAGAACGACCTGCGGCGCTGTTTGCGCACAGATGTCAATGGAGATCCCGTGGTGACGATGTACTACGCCCCGGATGGAGATGGCTCCTACATGCGTGCTCCTTCGCAATCGCTGTTTCTCTGGGGACAGTCCTTCTTCATCATTGCCCAGCTGCTAACCGCAGGGCTGCTGCACATCAACGAATTGGATCCAATTCGCCGCTACTTGCCAAGCTACAATCGCCCCAGAAGGGCGGGTCGGTATTCGGCCTTCCAG GGCAAAGCTATTGACGAAAAACACAAA GGAACTGCCACTGATCTTGTGGTGCAGATTGTCCTGATTGCTGAGTCCATGCGACTGCAGGCTATGATGGCCACCTATGGAATTCAAACACAGACGCCACATGAG GTTGAACCTGTGCAAATCTGGAGCTCCACAGAGCTCATTAAAGTCTATCAACATCTTGGAGTCAACAACAAGGTTGGCTTGTCCGGTCGTCCATCGAGACCCGTGGGTTCCTTGGGCACCAGCAAGGTGTACCGAATCTGCGGCATGACCGTTCTCTGCTACCCACTGATCTTCGAGGTCTCCGACTTTTATCTCTACCGGGACATGGCTCTGCTAATTGACGACATCAAGACAGAGCTACAGTTTGTGGGCAAGTACTGGCGCTTATCGGGTCGGCCCACGGTTTGCCTTCTCATCCGGGAGGAGCACATGCGGGATCCGCAGTTTAAGGAGATGCTCGACCTGCTGGCCATGCTCAAAAAGGGCTACTGCGATGGCATGAAAGTTCGCATCGGTCGTCTGCAGAATCTGATCAGCAGTTCGTGCATCGAGCATCTGGATTTCATGAACCAAAGTGATCTGACCGATAACGAGAATGCATTCTCGCAGATAAACCATGAGTACATTGGCTATCAATCGCTGACAGATGTGCCCAAAGCACTTACTTATGTGGAGGAGAAGATTTCCGTTGCG CACTTTGATACCAAACCCACGCCGGACATCATCAATGCTCTGCGGAACACGGATTCCATTTACTGTCTGTGCCAATTGTGGGGTATTATTCTCAACCGCGAGGGTCCGCACTTCGAGGTCAACGGCTTGAATGTAAGCACGGCCTTGACCCAGCTCTACCATCGCGCAGGTTCCCTTCGCTACTGGCGGGCTGTGCGATACTGCTCCTCTCTTCTCCACCACATTGTGGACTCAATCAGTCCTTTTATTACCACTGTGCTGGTGAATGGCAAGGAACTCACAGTGGGCATCATTGGCCAGAAGGAGACGGTGTTCGATAAGCCCATGACGCCGGCGGAGATCCAAAATGTCATGTACACTAGTGTCCAGCCATACGACGTCATTCAGGCGGTGCTGCAGCAGGAAGTGGTTCTGTATTGTGGCCGTCTGATAGCCACCAATCCATCCATGTTCCGTGGCATACTGAAAATTCGCATTGGTTGGGTGCTGGAGGCCATGCGAATCTATCTACAAATCTCAGGTCAACAAAGCATCGATGTGGACAATCTCTCGCCCTTCCAAGTCCGCATACTTCTTCAGAAAGTTCTAACTGTCAGCGAGTGGGCTGTGGAGGAAAA GCTTACCACCCTGCAACGTCGTCAGCTTGAGGGCTGCTTGTGCCGCGTGCCAAAACATTTCTACAACAAAATCTGGGAGATCCTTCAGCGAACACCTCAGGGCATTTTGACCCAGGGTCATCACCTGCCAGCCACACCCACACTGACCAACATGAGTCGCGGCGAGTTGACCTTTAATCTGCTGGTCGAGGAGACTCTGATTTGCATTGACCGTCCGGAAAGGCGTCAGATAACCGTGGAGCTGCTTTGCATTGTGGCCACAATTCTCAATCG caatcctgaGCTGCACTTCAAACAAGCTCTAGACTTGGACGACATCCTGGCTGAGGCGTTTGCGATGTACTGCAAGGACAACAACATACAGCACCAACCGAAGCCGCAATCTCAGCAGACCAAGAACGAGGATCTCAAGGCTTTCTACTCGCTGCCATATTCAGAGACCACGGGCTATTTGGCTCGCGCCGCCGTCAACAAGGTCTTGCAGGGCGGCATCTTCTCCACCAACGATGAGGAAGTTCAGCTAGATGGCGATCGTTTGTTTGACGACAACTGCAAGGTGTCTTAA